The window AGTACTGTCATTCCCTTGAAGAAATGGGCGCGGTCCAATGCAATGCCCCTACGAACAGGATCACGCGTTCATCTGTTGCCAGTCCATAGTGCGTGCGTAATGCCTTGGCATCTATGGCGGGATAGAAGCGGCCGGCATCCACGCCATTGGGTAGTTCGTCTACGGCTGCCGGCTTTGCCTGCAGCAACTCTCGCAGTCGTGAGGCACGAGCGTAATCCCATGAGGTGGCCAATACTCTGGCCGCTCGCTCCAAAATGTGCTTGCCCAGGATACGATAGTGCAGCTTTTCAAGAAGGCTTAGAAGGCCAGGAAAGAGCACATCCTGATGGTATGTGATAACATACGGCAAGCTATTTCTCATTGCTTTGTAGAAAATCAGCTCTGCACCAGAGTAAAACGGGTAGTGCAGGTGTATGAGATCAAACCCCTCGAGTTGCAGCAATCCGGGCAAAAGGGGCGCGTTGCCAATATGCAACCACGGCCGCAGGCGCTGCACCGTGATTTCCTGGGGGTAGACGGGCTGGCATGGTGGGTAATCGGCGGTGAACACCGTTACCTCATGTCCCAGGCGAGCCAGGCCGAGGGCGTTGTAATAACAAACTATGCCGGTGCCAGCGTAATGCGGGGGAAAGGTAGCGGTAACATGGGCGATACGCACGCCTTACCACCTAATCAAGGCCAGAGCCAGTTTGTGCAGGATGAAAAACAAAGGGTTCAAGACGAGGCCGGCTAGGCGTCCAACTAAGCTGGTATCTAACTGCTCATACGGGAGGCGGTATGCACAGTACCTGAGGAGATCGCGATCGGGCACTTTTCTCTGAGCTTGCACCTGCCTGCGCTTTCTCATCACTTCCTGCCAATGGGCCGCGATCCAGCGGTAGGCCCGGACTTTGTTACGCCAGTGCAGGTGGTCACGCAGCAGTGTA is drawn from Chloroflexota bacterium and contains these coding sequences:
- a CDS encoding glycosyltransferase family 4 protein — encoded protein: MRIAHVTATFPPHYAGTGIVCYYNALGLARLGHEVTVFTADYPPCQPVYPQEITVQRLRPWLHIGNAPLLPGLLQLEGFDLIHLHYPFYSGAELIFYKAMRNSLPYVITYHQDVLFPGLLSLLEKLHYRILGKHILERAARVLATSWDYARASRLRELLQAKPAAVDELPNGVDAGRFYPAIDAKALRTHYGLATDERVILFVGALHWTAPISSRE